TTAATCGCTACACAAGCTAGAGAAGTTGGAGTTAAATCAATATTTGTAGGTTCTGATGGTTGGGACGGAATAGCTAAAACTCTTGATAAAAGTTCTTATTCTGCAATAGAAAATTCATATTTCACTAATCACTTCTCAATGGAAGATCAATCTGAAAAGATTCAAAATTTCTTAAAAGATTATAGAGAAACATATAAAGAAGACCCATCTGCTTTCTCTGCATTAGGATATGATGCTATTTACATGATGAAATCTGCTATTGAAAAAGCTGGAACTACTGATAAACAAAAAGTTGTAGATGCTTTAAAAGGAATTGAATATGATGGTATAACTGGATATTTAACTTTTGATGATCATAATAATCCTGTAAAAGCAGTTACTGTTTTAAAAATAGAAAATGGTAAATATATTTTTGATTCTAAAGTTAAATAGAGTTTAAACATAAAAAGGCAAATAATATAGTTAAACTTTACTATTTTTGAAGCACTAAAAAAGCTATTGAAATTGATAGTTTAAATTATCAGTTTCAATAGCTACTTTTACTAAATATAAAGTAAAATTCCTAAAACTCCAGAACTTATAATTAATGGAATAACTCCTATATTCCATTTTAATGATAAAATAATTGCTCCTATAAATATAATATAGCTCTTTATATCAATAAAATTTTCTGGCTTTAAAAGTGATAATCCTGCTGCTAAAATCAAACCTAATACTGCTGGACGAAGAGCCTTAAAAGCTCTATCTACCACTAAAGAGTTTTTAAATCTATGTAAAAACATTAGAATCAAAGCTAAAACCAAAAATGATGGTAATACAACTCCAAAAGTTGTAAACATAGATCCAAAAACATTCCCTGTAACTTTATAACCTATATAAGTAGCAGAATTAATAGCTATAGGTCCCGGTGTTACTTGAGAAAGTGCAACTATCTCTGTAAATTCCCCTGTTGTTATCCATTGAAATTCTTCAACCACATCTTCTTGTATCAATGAAAGAACTGTGTATCCTCCACCAAAACTAAATAAACCTATTTTAAAAAATACAAAAAAAAGTTGTAAATAAATCATTTTTTCTCCTTTTTATCCTTCCAAGCAAAATAAATATTTCCTACAATCATTGTAATAATAATAACTGAAATTGGTGATAATGGGGTATATGCCACTAAAAAACCTATACTCAAAGGAATAATTGATTTTTTTAAGCTTATTTTTGTACTTTTAGCCATCTTTATAACAGATATAAAAATAAGTGCTACAGTAACAGGTTTTATTCCATTAAAAAAAGCCACAAATATAGGTGAATTCCTAACAGATGATAAGCTTGTTGCTAATATAAGAATCATAATAAATGATGGTAAAACAGCTCCTAATGCTGCTACAACAGCTCCTAATTTACCTGCAATTTTTGTTCCTGTAATAATAGCAGTATTTACTGCTAAAATTCCTGGTGTTGATTGAGCTATAGCAAGTCCATCTACAAACTCCTCATCATTTAACCATTTATTTTTATCAACTAAAGCTTCTTTTATTAAAGGTACCATAGCATATCCACCACCAATAGTAAAAGCTCCTATCTTAAAAAATACTAAAAACAACTTATAATATATACTATTTTTTTTCAATAATCTTCCTTCCTCTCTTTGTAATTTTCTAAATTATAAATATAACTCCATTTTCATGTCGGATTCTATATATTTATTATCTATAAGAGGGATTTGAATAAATCCACACTTTTTATACAAATATATTGCAGGAGTTAAATTATGATTTGTATAGAGATAAATTTTTTCAGCCTTATTCTCTTTAGCAAATTTAATAGCAACTTGCATCAAGCTATTTCCTACTCCCATTTTTTTATATCTTTCTGTTACAGCTAATTTAGCAAGTTCATAATTGTTATCTGTCTTTATCATTGTCACTGTTCCTATAGGAATATTATCTATTATTGCAAACCAAATCATTCCCCCATCATTTAATACAGCTTCATATGGGTGTTCAATTATTTCTAAATCTCCAGGTTCAACAGATACATATTTTTCTAACCACTCTATTGACAAATTAATGTAATCCTTTGCAAATTTATCTTCCCATTTAACTATTTTAATTTCCATATTTTTTTCCTTTTATAAATAATAATATTTTATTCCTTATCTTTTATAATACTCTATTTTTCAATTTTTATCTAGTATATTTATTATAAAAACTGCACCTAAACTATTTTAAGTGCAGTTTTAAACTAATCTTTTAAATTTTCAGCTAATTTTTTAAATCCTAGTTCTTCAAATAACTTATACTCAGCAACAGATGGAATTTCTTTCCTTCCAATAGCTTTAACAATTCTCTTATCAAAAGGAACTTTTACAGAAATTTCAAATCCTTTATCTTTCAAAAACTCCTCTATCTTATTAGCTATTTCAAATGATAAATCATATTTATTTATAACAAAATATGGTTTTATTCTAAATCTCTCTATTAGCTCCAACACTCTTTCTAAATCATGTAACCCAGAAAGAGTAGGTTCTGTTACAATTACAGCTTTTTTTACCCCAGTTAATGAGCTTATAACATTACAAGCTACTCCAGGAGCACCATCTAAAAGAATATATTTCTTATTTTCATCTTGAGCTATCTTTTTAGCCTTTTTTCTTACTTCAGCCACTAATTTACCAGAGTTTTCCTCACCAGGAAAAAGACAAGCATGAACCATTTTTCCATATTTAGTTTCAGAAACATAGATTTCTCCAGCCTCATTATCTACCATTTTAATAGCTCCCACAGGACAAACATACTCACAGATACTACAGCTTTCACATTTTTTAGGATTTTCTATTGCATCAAATCTACAAACCTCATAACATTTTCCACAATCAATGCAAAGTTCTCTATCTAACTTAGCTTTTTTCATACCATAGAAACTCTCTTTTTTAC
This genomic interval from uncultured Fusobacterium sp. contains the following:
- a CDS encoding ATP-binding protein, with protein sequence MEIKEIVVISGKGGTGKTTITSSLIPYFQDIVIGDCDVDAPNLQILFNPQNSKKESFYGMKKAKLDRELCIDCGKCYEVCRFDAIENPKKCESCSICEYVCPVGAIKMVDNEAGEIYVSETKYGKMVHACLFPGEENSGKLVAEVRKKAKKIAQDENKKYILLDGAPGVACNVISSLTGVKKAVIVTEPTLSGLHDLERVLELIERFRIKPYFVINKYDLSFEIANKIEEFLKDKGFEISVKVPFDKRIVKAIGRKEIPSVAEYKLFEELGFKKLAENLKD
- a CDS encoding GNAT family N-acetyltransferase, with the translated sequence MEIKIVKWEDKFAKDYINLSIEWLEKYVSVEPGDLEIIEHPYEAVLNDGGMIWFAIIDNIPIGTVTMIKTDNNYELAKLAVTERYKKMGVGNSLMQVAIKFAKENKAEKIYLYTNHNLTPAIYLYKKCGFIQIPLIDNKYIESDMKMELYL
- a CDS encoding chromate transporter is translated as MKKNSIYYKLFLVFFKIGAFTIGGGYAMVPLIKEALVDKNKWLNDEEFVDGLAIAQSTPGILAVNTAIITGTKIAGKLGAVVAALGAVLPSFIMILILATSLSSVRNSPIFVAFFNGIKPVTVALIFISVIKMAKSTKISLKKSIIPLSIGFLVAYTPLSPISVIIITMIVGNIYFAWKDKKEKK
- a CDS encoding chromate transporter; this encodes MIYLQLFFVFFKIGLFSFGGGYTVLSLIQEDVVEEFQWITTGEFTEIVALSQVTPGPIAINSATYIGYKVTGNVFGSMFTTFGVVLPSFLVLALILMFLHRFKNSLVVDRAFKALRPAVLGLILAAGLSLLKPENFIDIKSYIIFIGAIILSLKWNIGVIPLIISSGVLGILLYI